In Maniola hyperantus chromosome 13, iAphHyp1.2, whole genome shotgun sequence, one genomic interval encodes:
- the LOC117987507 gene encoding nudC domain-containing protein 3, translated as MADSAEYTKYDDVLTSILVNEKSILGFLSTIFNFLARRTDFYHVPVDSEYKNMGFPPGVAEELVLKVLRRCDPKNWHTNTDISTDMNEIMCSTVAQEVEVVADDNMDEINETLQDIEIGDSNNSAQSKQDARTYQSSKVNDKTMFPEDYEPPVIPTQKNSESYNGAIKEKYSWAQTIMDLDITMKLPPVIKSAKELKVTINPGDICIACRNGDIIIKDTLAYKVKTRDSFWSISEGRLLIHLEKVQERWWNKLLSGEEEIDISKIDCSRPLNELPEDHILKIHELQWNQEQKMKGLPTSDEIRNIETLKKAWNAPGSPFQGKEFNPNVLIKK; from the exons ATGGCGGATTCTGCCGAATATACCAAATATGATGACGTTCTCACCTCTATTTTGGTCAACGAAAAATCAATATTAGGATTTTTGTCTACCATATTCAATTTTCTAGCGAGACG TACGGATTTCTACCATGTTCCTGTCGATAGTGAGTATAAAAACATGGGTTTCCCGCCGGGAGTTGCAGAGGAACTCGTTCTCAAAGTATTACGTAGATGCGACCCTAAAAACTGGCACACTAACACTGACATATCAACAGATATGAATGAGATtatgtgttccactgtagcccAAGAAGTTGAGGTTGTAGCTGATGATAATATGGACGAAATTAATGAAACATTACAAGACATTGAGATAGGTGATAGTAACAATAGTGCTCAGAGTAAACAAGATGCAAGAACCTATCAAAGCAGTAAGGTTAATGATAAAACAATGTTTCCTGAAGATTATGAGCCACCAGTAATACCAACTCAAAAAAATAGTGAATCTTATAATGGGGCAATAAAAGAGAAGTACTCCTGGGCACAAACTATCATGGATTTGG aTATAACAATGAAGCTGCCACCAGTCATAAAATCTGCAAAAGAACTGAAAGTGACAATAAATCCTGGGGACATCTGCATAGCTTGTCGCAATGGTGATATAATCATCAAAGATACACTGGCGTATAAAGTTAAAACAAGGGATAGTTTTTGGAGCATCAGTGAGGGGAGACTGCTAATACATTTAG AAAAAGTTCAAGAACGCTGGTGGAATAAATTACTCAGTGGAGAGGAAGAAATAGATATTTCCAAAATTGACTGTTCAAGGCCGTTAAATGAATTGCCTGAAGATCATATTCTTAAG ATCCATGAATTACAATGGAATCAAGAACAAAAGATGAAAGGCCTGCCTACTAGTGATGAAATAAGGAATATTGAAACCCTCAAAAAGGCATGGAACGCACCTGGTTCTCCATTCCAGGGCAAAGAATTCAATCCAAATGTactaattaaaaagtaa
- the LOC117987506 gene encoding zinc-type alcohol dehydrogenase-like protein SERP1785 translates to MFRRLSVIACFVSITIVSVCDNTSALQENSSTMAKYLPRTMRAVGLYKYLPISDPSSLLDLEVALPTMQKNDVLVEVKATSVNPIDTKQRAPKPTIETTPRILGFDGAGVVVAKGDASKIFKIGDEVFFTGDFRRSGSNAQYVALDEVLVGPKPKNLSFEQAAAMPLTGVTAYESLYDRLLLSKKDAGKSLLIINSAGGVGSVASQLAKNLGLNVIGTASRKETQEFSLAHGADIVLNHTKDLIPQLEANGYGNGVDYILVNYDPYPYWDTMMQVIKPQGKICLIVDSSGLVDLKPLKTKSLTVTSEMMLTRIIYNTDDKYKHHEILQEISKMLENGQLKTTLTKIMSPINAANMKEAHRLLEDKHMIGKIVVTNFEEKEKI, encoded by the coding sequence ATGTTTCGCCGCTTATCTGTCATTGCGTGTTTCGTTAGCATTACAATCGTAAGTGTGTGTGATAATACAAGTGCTTTACAAGAAAATTCGTCTACCATGGCAAAATATTTACCGAGAACTATGAGGGCCGTAGGCCTGTACAAATACTTACCAATTTCGGATCCTAGTAGTTTGCTCGATTTAGAAGTGGCATTGCCGACTATGCAGAAGAATGATGTCTTAGTGGAAGTGAAGGCAACATCAGTTAATCCTATCGATACAAAGCAACGAGCACCGAAACCGACGATTGAAACAACGCCGCGAATTTTAGGATTCGACGGGGCAGGCGTCGTGGTTGCTAAAGGTGATGCatcaaaaatattcaaaattggAGATGAAGTATTCTTCACTGGCGATTTTAGAAGAAGCGGCTCAAATGCTCAATATGTCGCTCTTGATGAAGTTTTAGTGGGACCAAAGCCAAAGAACCTCTCATTCGAACAAGCGGCTGCTATGCCTTTAACTGGAGTTACTGCATATGAATCTCTGTATGACCGCTTATTGCTTTCAAAGAAAGATGCAGGTAAAtcattgttaataataaacagtgcAGGAGGTGTTGGCTCGGTTGCTTCTCAATTGGCTAAAAATTTAGGCCTCAATGTGATCGGGACTGCTTCACGAAAGGAAACACAAGAATTTTCTTTAGCCCATGGTGCAGATATAGTCCTCAATCACACTAAAGACTTGATTCCACAACTGGAAGCTAATGGGTACGGTAATGGAGTGGATTACATATTAGTAAACTATGATCCATATCCATACTGGGACACAATGATGCAAGTAATCAAACCTCAGGGTAAGATCTGCCTGATTGTAGACAGCAGTGGTTTGGTAGACTTGAAACCATTGAAGACTAAAAGTTTGACTGTAACATCAGAAATGATGCTCACAAGGATTATTTACAATACTGATGATAAGTATAAACATCATGAGATACTTCAGGAAATCTCTAAGATGTTAGAGAATGGCCAACTGAAAACTACACTCACTAAAATTATGTCCCCCATTAATGCTGCAAATATGAAGGAGGCTCATAGACTTTTGGAAGATAAGCATATGATTGGAAAAATTGTTGTTACTAATTTTGaggaaaaagaaaaaatctaa
- the TBC1D16 gene encoding TBC1 domain family member 16 isoform X2, protein MPLPELIKRASSYFLGLEFDDNEEPPDYVDNEILFCKNNVCVHPPTIARHELDIVHHPGYLTVTTKVFTDQHNKAKRPTLFLNWIPNTTLKKCPSAVETSPSDELGCGVKPTNPQNIPRQKSPPKKTRKYANNENAFSDSSDTTSINSNSDKQSIKSSDTRYTQNDTTQELSSSSKPTIKSADSSKDEVFVSLDKEDSKEPVCEFDRHVRSQSMTSVNITISNPNVENVDLTPDSVSGSFMRSLSMSSCDEGNPNWMSTPEFLALKHNLVFPDSVHSSPVPQRRQPLKCRRFSVDLSQMRSLRLFFNDDNCTCGQLVVASRESQYKILHFHHGGLDHLAQVLHRWHSLLHNIKLTPAFSGSEEPNLPYRHFMVCRPEVQKSEQHPEEGKPPKITPELFYGKFMNAKGIIEDDLFLRKCVFFGGLDKELRREVWPFLLHCYPYNSTYDEREVILQIRTREYEEVMRRRLEKMTPEQHAVFWKNVQSVIEKDVVRTDRGNPFFAGENNYNVEIMKNILLNYAVYNPALGYTQGMSDLLAPVLCEIKCEAEAFWCFVGLMQRAIFVCTPTDNDMDNNLSYLRELIRIMLPHFYKHLEKHVDAMELLFCHRWILLCFKREFTEAVALRMWEACWANYQTDYFHLFLCLAIIAVYADDVIAQDLNTDEMLLHFSSLAMYMDGRLILRKARGLLYQFRQLVRIPCTLVGMCQRCGPGIWDSTHRPSVECTGAHDFCEYAVQ, encoded by the exons ATGCCTCTGCCCGAACTCATTAAACGCGCTTCGAGCTACTTCCTCGGCCTCGAGTTTGATGATAACGAGGAACCCCCCGATTACGTCGacaatgaaattttattttgcaaGAACAACGTGTGCGTCCATCCACCGACGATCGCGAGGCATGAATTGGATATCGTACACCATCCGGGATACTTGACGGTAACAACAAAAGTGTTTACAGACCAACACAACAAAGCCAAACGACCGACTCTGTTCCTTAACTGGATACCGAAcactacattaaaaaaatgtccTTCTGCCGTCGAAACCAGCCCCAGTGATGAGCTCGGCTGCGGTGTCAAACCTACCAATCCACAGAACATTCCACGACAAAAATCTCCTCCGAAAAAGACGAGGAAGTACGCAAATAATGAAAACGCATTTTCGGACTCCTCAGACACAACCAGTATTAATTCCAATTCAGATAAACAGAGCATTAAATCTAGTGACACACGGTATACGCAAAACGATACGACACAGGAATTATCTTCAAGTTCTAAGCCAACAATAAAGTCAGCGGATTCCAGTAAGGACGAAGTATTTGTGTCGTTAGATAAAGAGGATTCCAAGGAACCAGTATGTGAATTTGACCGACACGTGCGCTCGCAGTCAATGACGTCAGTTAACATCACAATCTCCAACCCCAATGTTGAGAACGTCGATCTGACCCCTGATTCAGTTTCTGGGAGCTTTATGAGATCTCTGTCGATGAGTTCATGTGACGAGGGTAACCCTAATTGGATGAGCACGCCAGAATTTTTGGCATTGAAGCACAATCTGGTATTCCCGGATAGCGTTCACAGTTCGCCAGTGCCGCAAAGACGGCAACCTTTAAAATGTCGAAG GTTCTCAGTAGACCTCAGCCAGATGAGGTCACTACGGTTGTTCTTCAACGACGACAACTGCACGTGCGGTCAACTGGTCGTCGCGTCACGGGAGTCCCAGTACAAGATACTGCACTTCCATCACGGAGGCCTGGATCATCTCGCGCAAGTGCTGCACAGGTGGCATTCGTTGCTGCACAATATTAAACTCACTCCAG CTTTTTCAGGCTCAGAGGAACCTAATTTACCGTATCGACACTTCATGGTGTGCCGACCTGAGGTTCAAAAGTCCGAACAGCACCCAGAAGAAGGGAAACCACCAAAAATAACACCTGAACTTTTCTATGGCAAATTCATGAACGCTAAAGGGATCATTGAAGATGATTTGTTTCTAAGAAAATGCGTGTTTTTCGGAGGTCTCGACAAAGAGCTTAGGAGGGAAGTTTGGCCCTTCCTTTTACATTGCTACCCGTATAATTCTACTTATGACGAAAGAGAAGTTATACTTCAGATCAGGACAAGAGAGTATGAGGAAGTAATGAGGAGACGGTTAGAGAAAATGACGCCAGAACAGCATGCAGTGTTCTGGAAAAATGTTCAGAGCGTTATCGAGAAAGATGTAGTGAGAACTGATAGAGGAAATCCTTTCTTTGCCGGTGAAAACAATTATAATGTGGAGATTATgaagaatattttattgaattatgCTGTCTACAATCCAGCATTAGG gtatacgcAAGGCATGAGTGACCTTCTGGCACCTGTTCTCTGTGAAATTAAATGCGAAGCGGAGGCATTCTGGTGCTTTGTTGGTCTTATGCAGCGTGCGATATTTGTATGCACACCCACCGATAACGATATGGATAATAACTTG AGCTACTTGCGCGAGCTGATAAGGATCATGCTGCCACATTTCTACAAGCACTTAGAGAAACACGTCGACGCTATGGAACTTCTCTTTTGTCATCGTTGGATTTTACT GTGTTTCAAACGCGAGTTTACCGAAGCGGTGGCCTTACGTATGTGGGAAGCATGTTGGGCCAACTACCAGACGGACTACTTCCACTTGTTCCTCTGCCTCGCCATCATTGCCGTGTATGCTGATGACGTCATCGCACAGGACCTCAACACTGACGAGATGTTGCTGCACTTCAGTTCATTAG CGATGTATATGGATGGTCGACTCATACTTCGAAAAGCTCGTGGTCTACTCTACCAGTTTAGACAATTGGTCCGCATCCCTTGCACCTTAGTTGGGATGTGCCAGAGATGCGGTCCCGGTATATGGGACTCCACGCATAGGCCGAGTGTCGAATGCACGGGCGCGCATGACTTTTGTGAATACGCTGTACAGTAA
- the TBC1D16 gene encoding TBC1 domain family member 16 isoform X1 — protein MPLPELIKRASSYFLGLEFDDNEEPPDYVDNEILFCKNNVCVHPPTIARHELDIVHHPGYLTVTTKVFTDQHNKAKRPTLFLNWIPNTTLKKCPSAVETSPSDELGCGVKPTNPQNIPRQKSPPKKTRKYANNENAFSDSSDTTSINSNSDKQSIKSSDTRYTQNDTTQELSSSSKPTIKSADSSKDEVFVSLDKEDSKEPVCEFDRHVRSQSMTSVNITISNPNVENVDLTPDSVSGSFMRSLSMSSCDEGNPNWMSTPEFLALKHNLVFPDSVHSSPVPQRRQPLKCRRFSVDLSQMRSLRLFFNDDNCTCGQLVVASRESQYKILHFHHGGLDHLAQVLHRWHSLLHNIKLTPGSEEPNLPYRHFMVCRPEVQKSEQHPEEGKPPKITPELFYGKFMNAKGIIEDDLFLRKCVFFGGLDKELRREVWPFLLHCYPYNSTYDEREVILQIRTREYEEVMRRRLEKMTPEQHAVFWKNVQSVIEKDVVRTDRGNPFFAGENNYNVEIMKNILLNYAVYNPALGYTQGMSDLLAPVLCEIKCEAEAFWCFVGLMQRAIFVCTPTDNDMDNNLSYLRELIRIMLPHFYKHLEKHVDAMELLFCHRWILLCFKREFTEAVALRMWEACWANYQTDYFHLFLCLAIIAVYADDVIAQDLNTDEMLLHFSSLAMYMDGRLILRKARGLLYQFRQLVRIPCTLVGMCQRCGPGIWDSTHRPSVECTGAHDFCEYAVQ, from the exons ATGCCTCTGCCCGAACTCATTAAACGCGCTTCGAGCTACTTCCTCGGCCTCGAGTTTGATGATAACGAGGAACCCCCCGATTACGTCGacaatgaaattttattttgcaaGAACAACGTGTGCGTCCATCCACCGACGATCGCGAGGCATGAATTGGATATCGTACACCATCCGGGATACTTGACGGTAACAACAAAAGTGTTTACAGACCAACACAACAAAGCCAAACGACCGACTCTGTTCCTTAACTGGATACCGAAcactacattaaaaaaatgtccTTCTGCCGTCGAAACCAGCCCCAGTGATGAGCTCGGCTGCGGTGTCAAACCTACCAATCCACAGAACATTCCACGACAAAAATCTCCTCCGAAAAAGACGAGGAAGTACGCAAATAATGAAAACGCATTTTCGGACTCCTCAGACACAACCAGTATTAATTCCAATTCAGATAAACAGAGCATTAAATCTAGTGACACACGGTATACGCAAAACGATACGACACAGGAATTATCTTCAAGTTCTAAGCCAACAATAAAGTCAGCGGATTCCAGTAAGGACGAAGTATTTGTGTCGTTAGATAAAGAGGATTCCAAGGAACCAGTATGTGAATTTGACCGACACGTGCGCTCGCAGTCAATGACGTCAGTTAACATCACAATCTCCAACCCCAATGTTGAGAACGTCGATCTGACCCCTGATTCAGTTTCTGGGAGCTTTATGAGATCTCTGTCGATGAGTTCATGTGACGAGGGTAACCCTAATTGGATGAGCACGCCAGAATTTTTGGCATTGAAGCACAATCTGGTATTCCCGGATAGCGTTCACAGTTCGCCAGTGCCGCAAAGACGGCAACCTTTAAAATGTCGAAG GTTCTCAGTAGACCTCAGCCAGATGAGGTCACTACGGTTGTTCTTCAACGACGACAACTGCACGTGCGGTCAACTGGTCGTCGCGTCACGGGAGTCCCAGTACAAGATACTGCACTTCCATCACGGAGGCCTGGATCATCTCGCGCAAGTGCTGCACAGGTGGCATTCGTTGCTGCACAATATTAAACTCACTCCAG GCTCAGAGGAACCTAATTTACCGTATCGACACTTCATGGTGTGCCGACCTGAGGTTCAAAAGTCCGAACAGCACCCAGAAGAAGGGAAACCACCAAAAATAACACCTGAACTTTTCTATGGCAAATTCATGAACGCTAAAGGGATCATTGAAGATGATTTGTTTCTAAGAAAATGCGTGTTTTTCGGAGGTCTCGACAAAGAGCTTAGGAGGGAAGTTTGGCCCTTCCTTTTACATTGCTACCCGTATAATTCTACTTATGACGAAAGAGAAGTTATACTTCAGATCAGGACAAGAGAGTATGAGGAAGTAATGAGGAGACGGTTAGAGAAAATGACGCCAGAACAGCATGCAGTGTTCTGGAAAAATGTTCAGAGCGTTATCGAGAAAGATGTAGTGAGAACTGATAGAGGAAATCCTTTCTTTGCCGGTGAAAACAATTATAATGTGGAGATTATgaagaatattttattgaattatgCTGTCTACAATCCAGCATTAGG gtatacgcAAGGCATGAGTGACCTTCTGGCACCTGTTCTCTGTGAAATTAAATGCGAAGCGGAGGCATTCTGGTGCTTTGTTGGTCTTATGCAGCGTGCGATATTTGTATGCACACCCACCGATAACGATATGGATAATAACTTG AGCTACTTGCGCGAGCTGATAAGGATCATGCTGCCACATTTCTACAAGCACTTAGAGAAACACGTCGACGCTATGGAACTTCTCTTTTGTCATCGTTGGATTTTACT GTGTTTCAAACGCGAGTTTACCGAAGCGGTGGCCTTACGTATGTGGGAAGCATGTTGGGCCAACTACCAGACGGACTACTTCCACTTGTTCCTCTGCCTCGCCATCATTGCCGTGTATGCTGATGACGTCATCGCACAGGACCTCAACACTGACGAGATGTTGCTGCACTTCAGTTCATTAG CGATGTATATGGATGGTCGACTCATACTTCGAAAAGCTCGTGGTCTACTCTACCAGTTTAGACAATTGGTCCGCATCCCTTGCACCTTAGTTGGGATGTGCCAGAGATGCGGTCCCGGTATATGGGACTCCACGCATAGGCCGAGTGTCGAATGCACGGGCGCGCATGACTTTTGTGAATACGCTGTACAGTAA